In one Vibrio sp. VB16 genomic region, the following are encoded:
- the surA gene encoding peptidylprolyl isomerase SurA, with product MKMWKHTLIVFLSVLSASSMAAPVELDRVAVIVNDGVILQSDIDIAIITLETNSKKGSQALPDIDVLREQVLEKLIVDTIQFQESERLGVKIDDNRLNQAVQEIAKERNLTVDQLQNSLTEDGVSYVTFREQVRKEIAISEARNALVRRRINILPAEVESLSEQLATETNASVQYRLQHIQLRLEDGTDKQTLEKEANDIIKKLDQGEDFSTMAISYSKGPKALEGGDWGWLRKEEMPTIFADQITTQAKGAVIGPFRSGVGLHIIKIADTRGLETVAVTEVNARHILIKTSVILSDEGAQKQLQNYARRIESGEIKFGELAEQHSQDPGSAAKNGELGYQTPDLYVPEFKHQVEILPIGQISEPFKTVHGWHIVEVLDRREVDKTDTALTNKAYRILFNRKFNEEASAWMQEIRASAFVEFIENDEGEEQ from the coding sequence ATGAAAATGTGGAAACACACCCTAATAGTTTTTTTATCTGTACTGTCAGCCTCAAGCATGGCTGCACCCGTTGAGCTAGATAGAGTCGCGGTAATCGTAAATGATGGTGTCATATTACAAAGTGATATTGATATCGCGATCATCACGCTTGAAACCAACTCGAAGAAAGGCAGCCAAGCTTTGCCAGACATCGACGTATTACGTGAGCAGGTACTAGAAAAGCTTATTGTCGATACTATCCAGTTCCAAGAATCAGAACGCCTTGGAGTAAAGATAGATGACAACCGTTTGAATCAAGCGGTTCAAGAAATCGCCAAAGAAAGAAACTTAACGGTCGACCAACTACAAAACTCACTCACTGAAGATGGTGTAAGTTATGTCACGTTTCGAGAGCAAGTCAGGAAAGAGATCGCGATTTCCGAAGCTCGTAATGCGCTCGTTCGTCGTAGAATCAACATATTGCCAGCAGAAGTAGAAAGCTTGTCTGAGCAACTCGCTACCGAGACCAACGCCTCTGTACAATATCGACTTCAACATATCCAATTACGACTTGAAGATGGCACCGACAAACAAACGCTTGAGAAAGAGGCCAACGATATTATTAAGAAGCTTGATCAGGGTGAAGATTTTTCTACCATGGCAATCAGTTACTCAAAAGGACCTAAGGCATTAGAAGGTGGTGATTGGGGATGGCTACGCAAAGAAGAAATGCCAACAATATTTGCGGATCAAATAACAACTCAGGCAAAAGGAGCGGTTATTGGGCCATTTCGAAGTGGTGTTGGGCTTCATATCATCAAAATCGCTGATACTAGAGGGTTAGAAACTGTTGCAGTCACAGAGGTTAATGCCCGACATATTTTGATCAAAACCTCGGTAATACTCAGTGATGAAGGCGCCCAAAAACAACTACAGAACTACGCTCGTCGCATCGAATCTGGTGAGATCAAGTTTGGTGAGCTCGCAGAGCAACACAGCCAAGACCCAGGTTCTGCGGCTAAAAATGGGGAGTTGGGTTACCAAACCCCAGATTTATATGTCCCAGAATTTAAGCACCAAGTAGAGATATTACCCATTGGTCAAATAAGTGAGCCGTTCAAGACCGTTCACGGCTGGCATATTGTTGAGGTACTTGATCGACGTGAAGTTGACAAAACAGATACAGCACTAACCAATAAAGCCTATAGAATTCTTTTTAATCGTAAATTCAATGAAGAAGCCTCAGCTTGGATGCAAGAAATAAGAGCCAGTGCGTTTGTTGAATTTATTGAAAATG